The following are encoded together in the Robertmurraya sp. FSL R5-0851 genome:
- the glyS gene encoding glycine--tRNA ligase subunit beta has protein sequence MNKQDLLLEIGLEEMPARFVTGSIEQLTSKIENWLKEKKISFESITHFSTPRRLAVIAYGVSTSQEDVEEEAKGPAKKIAVDHEGNWSKAAIGFTKGQGMSVEDIYFKEINGVEYAHVRKFTKGQATKEILPEIEHIITGLTFPKNMRWANETLKYIRPIKWLLAIYGSETIPFAITNVSTSNRTIGHRFLGKEVEIGTPEEYVTKLLAEFVMVNSEERKNAILSQISKLEEEQGWTIPVDEELLEEVTNLVEYPTALFGRFEEEFLELPEEVLITSMKEHQRYFPVKKKDGTLLPYFVTVRNGDHMHLETVAKGNEKVLRARLSDAAFFYREDQKTSISDSLAKLASIVYHEEIGTLSEKVARVRSITNQLAELLSFNEEDKKTVDRAAEISKFDLVTHMVYEFPELQGFMGEKYARQKGESEAVAVAINEHYMPRNAEDSTPKSNSGALLALAEKLDTIVSFFAIGNIPSGSQDPYALRRQASGIVQILINKEWNVSLTDLLRLSIRSIKEKGIGEKAEEELLVELLAFFKLRLKHYLQEQSIRYDIIDAVLEKNITALPALVKKASVLQTKKDASGFKETVEALSRVLTISNKAVENVAINESLFENDYETALYNQYRSVKLELESNEVSEEEFFDKLASLQEAINDFFDHTMVMAEDQALKNNRLAVMSKLAELIMSFANVKEIVTK, from the coding sequence ATGAATAAGCAAGATTTATTACTAGAAATCGGGCTTGAGGAGATGCCGGCTCGGTTTGTGACAGGGTCAATTGAACAGTTAACATCAAAAATTGAGAACTGGTTAAAAGAGAAAAAGATTTCGTTTGAGTCCATCACTCATTTTTCTACTCCAAGACGTCTAGCAGTTATTGCTTACGGTGTTAGTACTAGCCAAGAGGATGTAGAGGAAGAGGCAAAAGGACCTGCTAAAAAGATTGCAGTTGACCACGAAGGCAATTGGTCGAAAGCGGCTATAGGATTTACTAAAGGTCAAGGAATGTCTGTTGAGGACATCTATTTTAAAGAAATTAATGGGGTCGAGTACGCTCATGTTCGTAAGTTTACGAAAGGGCAAGCGACCAAAGAAATACTTCCTGAGATAGAACATATTATTACAGGACTTACATTCCCTAAGAATATGCGTTGGGCAAATGAAACACTAAAATATATTCGTCCGATCAAATGGTTACTGGCTATATATGGAAGTGAGACTATCCCTTTTGCAATCACGAATGTATCAACGAGCAATCGTACAATCGGGCATCGTTTCTTAGGAAAAGAAGTAGAAATCGGTACACCAGAAGAGTATGTAACTAAGCTTTTAGCTGAATTTGTAATGGTTAATTCTGAAGAAAGAAAAAATGCAATCCTCTCACAAATTTCTAAGTTAGAGGAAGAGCAAGGCTGGACAATTCCTGTCGATGAGGAGCTATTAGAGGAAGTAACGAATCTAGTGGAATATCCAACAGCTTTATTTGGTAGATTTGAGGAAGAATTTCTAGAGCTTCCAGAAGAAGTACTTATCACATCCATGAAAGAGCATCAGCGCTATTTCCCTGTTAAGAAAAAGGACGGTACACTACTGCCATACTTTGTAACAGTGAGAAATGGGGATCATATGCATCTTGAGACAGTAGCTAAAGGAAATGAGAAGGTACTCAGAGCAAGACTATCAGATGCAGCATTTTTCTATAGAGAAGATCAAAAAACGAGTATTTCTGATTCTCTAGCTAAGCTTGCTTCCATTGTCTATCATGAGGAAATTGGTACTCTTTCTGAAAAGGTTGCTCGGGTTCGTTCGATAACAAATCAGTTAGCAGAGTTATTAAGCTTTAACGAAGAAGATAAGAAGACAGTGGATCGTGCTGCTGAGATCAGTAAGTTTGATTTAGTCACTCATATGGTATATGAATTCCCGGAACTTCAAGGGTTCATGGGTGAGAAGTATGCTAGACAAAAAGGAGAATCTGAAGCAGTTGCAGTTGCAATTAATGAACACTATATGCCAAGAAACGCAGAAGACTCAACTCCTAAATCGAATAGTGGTGCCCTTCTCGCCTTAGCAGAGAAATTAGATACGATTGTCTCGTTTTTTGCAATCGGTAATATACCAAGTGGTTCACAGGATCCATATGCATTAAGAAGGCAAGCTTCAGGAATTGTTCAAATTCTAATCAATAAAGAATGGAATGTTTCATTAACTGATCTTCTCCGTCTATCTATTCGTTCTATAAAAGAAAAGGGAATCGGAGAAAAAGCTGAAGAGGAGTTACTGGTTGAGCTTCTTGCTTTCTTCAAGCTCCGCTTAAAGCATTATTTACAGGAACAAAGCATTCGTTATGACATTATTGATGCCGTATTAGAAAAAAATATTACAGCTTTACCTGCACTGGTTAAAAAGGCATCTGTTCTTCAAACGAAAAAAGATGCGAGCGGATTTAAAGAGACAGTTGAAGCTCTTAGCCGTGTACTAACCATTTCTAATAAAGCAGTGGAAAATGTGGCAATCAATGAGTCCCTGTTTGAAAACGATTATGAGACAGCACTATATAATCAATATCGTAGTGTGAAATTGGAATTAGAATCAAATGAAGTGAGTGAGGAAGAGTTTTTCGACAAACTTGCCTCTTTACAAGAGGCAATCAACGATTTCTTTGACCATACAATGGTTATGGCTGAGGATCAAGCGTTGAAAAACAACCGATTAGCAGTAATGTCAAAGTTGGCAGAGTTGATTATGAGCTTTGCGAATGTGAAGGAAATTGTAACAAAATAG
- a CDS encoding helix-turn-helix transcriptional regulator, whose protein sequence is MSTIELNKRQEHILQIVKENGPITGEHIAERLNLTRATLRPDLAILTMAGYLDARPRVGYFYTGKSGTQLLTENLKKLYVKDYQSIPVVVNENVSVYDAICTMFLEDVGTLFVVDQSSLLTGVLSRKDLLRASIGKQELTTLPVHIIMTRMPNVTMCGKDDLLIDVAHKLIDKQIDALPVVRESERGFEVLGRITKTNLTKAFVALAEGN, encoded by the coding sequence GTGAGTACAATCGAGCTAAATAAACGGCAAGAGCATATTTTGCAAATTGTGAAGGAAAATGGACCGATTACCGGAGAGCATATTGCAGAACGACTCAATCTAACTAGAGCTACACTTCGACCAGATCTAGCCATTCTAACCATGGCTGGATATTTGGATGCACGGCCAAGGGTAGGTTATTTTTACACAGGGAAATCAGGCACTCAATTATTAACGGAGAACTTAAAGAAACTGTATGTGAAGGATTATCAGTCGATTCCGGTAGTAGTGAACGAAAACGTTTCTGTTTACGATGCGATCTGTACCATGTTTCTCGAAGATGTTGGAACATTATTTGTTGTCGATCAATCTTCATTGCTCACGGGCGTATTGTCTAGAAAAGATCTGCTTCGAGCAAGTATTGGAAAGCAGGAACTAACCACATTACCGGTGCATATCATCATGACAAGGATGCCTAATGTTACCATGTGCGGAAAAGACGATCTACTCATTGATGTGGCACATAAATTAATTGATAAGCAAATTGATGCATTGCCTGTTGTTAGGGAATCGGAAAGAGGTTTCGAAGTACTTGGTAGGATCACCAAAACAAATCTAACAAAGGCGTTTGTAGCATTAGCAGAAGGAAATTAA